A single genomic interval of Saccharothrix saharensis harbors:
- a CDS encoding HNH endonuclease, which produces MIRLDRVPLAERLQDRLTSLTGDIREVRSGKTRIVRARELWRSRSAVKHDLRAALGTFAAGRDRCMYCGDNEGTDIDHYRPVSLKPLLTFAWLNHLLACSRCNSHHKRDEFPVDGDGEPLLLDPTVDPAEHLFLALNVGLYLALTPRGDATIRVCGLNRDVLARGRRTAFDTVTLLLRQWAPAANRFAVAFRDGTEDALIIEPELMMIERTICEQPFADVLYAMVRQANGAGADEVFSDREDLLPVLRSPMLRDRFEIAMRTDWGDR; this is translated from the coding sequence ATGATCCGGCTGGACCGCGTGCCGCTCGCCGAGCGGTTGCAGGACCGGCTGACGTCGCTGACCGGTGACATCCGCGAAGTCCGGTCCGGCAAGACCAGGATCGTCAGGGCCAGGGAGCTGTGGCGGTCGCGATCGGCGGTCAAGCACGACCTGAGAGCCGCGTTGGGCACGTTCGCCGCCGGCCGGGACCGCTGCATGTACTGCGGGGACAACGAAGGCACCGACATCGACCACTACCGGCCGGTGTCGCTCAAGCCGCTGCTGACGTTCGCGTGGCTCAACCACCTGCTGGCCTGCTCCCGCTGCAACAGCCACCACAAGCGCGACGAGTTCCCGGTGGACGGCGACGGCGAGCCGCTCCTGCTCGACCCCACGGTGGACCCCGCCGAGCACCTGTTCCTGGCGTTGAACGTGGGCTTGTACCTGGCGCTGACGCCACGTGGTGACGCGACCATCCGGGTCTGCGGCCTCAACCGGGACGTGCTGGCACGGGGACGACGGACCGCTTTCGACACCGTGACGCTCCTGCTGCGCCAGTGGGCACCGGCGGCGAACCGCTTCGCAGTCGCGTTCCGCGACGGCACCGAGGACGCTCTGATCATCGAACCGGAGCTGATGATGATCGAGCGCACCATCTGCGAGCAACCATTCGCCGACGTGCTGTACGCCATGGTGCGGCAGGCAAACGGTGCCGGGGCAGATGAGGTGTTCAGCGACCGCGAAGACCTCCTGCCGGTGCTGCGGTCACCGATGCTCCGTGACCGCTTCGAAATCGCCATGAGGACGGACTGGGGGGACCGGTAG
- the coaD gene encoding pantetheine-phosphate adenylyltransferase produces the protein MRALFPGSFDPVTQGHQDVLRRAALLFDEVVVCVMSNPAKTGRLPVDERLDRLRAAVSGLANVSVDVHTGGLLVDYCRRAGIGAVIRGVRNLRDLDHELPMALMNHELSGVETVFVTADPEQAHISSTLVTAVDRSPTPGGRPPTVGG, from the coding sequence ATGCGAGCACTGTTCCCGGGGTCCTTCGACCCGGTCACGCAAGGGCACCAGGACGTTCTCCGGCGCGCCGCGCTGCTGTTCGACGAGGTCGTGGTGTGCGTGATGTCAAATCCAGCGAAGACCGGCCGGTTACCGGTCGACGAACGGCTGGACCGGCTCCGTGCGGCGGTTTCCGGCCTGGCCAACGTTTCGGTCGACGTGCACACCGGCGGCCTGCTGGTCGACTACTGCCGCCGGGCCGGGATCGGGGCCGTCATCCGCGGGGTCCGCAACCTGCGCGACCTGGACCACGAGCTGCCGATGGCGCTCATGAACCACGAGCTGTCCGGGGTCGAGACGGTCTTCGTCACCGCCGATCCCGAGCAGGCGCACATCTCGTCCACCCTCGTCACCGCGGTCGATCGGTCACCCACACCAGGCGGGCGTCCACCGACGGTGGGCGGCTGA
- a CDS encoding helix-turn-helix domain-containing protein, producing MITPDPGPVVQRILLGAELRDAREAAGLSSAEAGKALGWYSGKLSKVEQGDLQVSEKDLTKIVRIYGIPEAAAPELRRLATESRRKLPPARVPEHSVKYVNLERAATELKVFNIDCVPGVVQTADYARALLERSVTASATDVDRMAEDRAKRLAWMKSDGAPRLWLVLSEEALHREIGGPEVMRGQLAELRALARLPHVCVQVVPFDAGAHASHGVAFTILTLLAGRPGIVYVEGLTASDYLGREHVRTYTLAFDSLRADALSEQRTVEKINRRIRELS from the coding sequence GTGATCACACCCGACCCCGGCCCGGTCGTGCAGCGGATCCTGCTGGGTGCCGAGCTGCGCGACGCGCGGGAGGCCGCCGGGCTGTCCAGCGCCGAAGCGGGCAAGGCACTCGGCTGGTACTCGGGCAAGCTCTCGAAGGTCGAGCAGGGCGACCTGCAGGTCAGCGAGAAGGACCTGACGAAGATCGTCCGGATCTACGGAATCCCCGAGGCCGCCGCGCCGGAGCTGCGGCGGCTGGCGACCGAGTCGCGCCGCAAGCTGCCACCGGCGCGCGTGCCGGAGCACTCGGTGAAGTACGTGAACCTGGAGCGCGCGGCCACCGAGCTGAAGGTCTTCAACATCGACTGCGTGCCCGGCGTCGTCCAGACCGCCGACTATGCCAGGGCGCTGCTGGAGCGCTCGGTGACCGCGTCGGCCACCGATGTCGACCGGATGGCCGAGGACCGGGCCAAGCGCCTGGCGTGGATGAAGTCCGATGGCGCGCCCCGCCTGTGGCTGGTGCTCAGCGAAGAGGCGTTGCACCGCGAGATCGGCGGTCCCGAGGTGATGCGGGGCCAGTTGGCCGAGCTCCGGGCGCTGGCGAGGCTGCCGCACGTGTGCGTCCAGGTCGTGCCGTTCGACGCCGGCGCGCACGCCTCCCACGGTGTCGCCTTCACAATCCTGACCCTGCTCGCAGGGCGGCCGGGGATCGTCTACGTCGAAGGGCTGACCGCTTCGGACTACCTGGGGCGTGAGCACGTCCGCACCTACACCCTGGCTTTCGACAGCCTCCGGGCCGACGCCTTGAGCGAGCAGCGCACGGTTGAGAAGATCAATCGGCGTATTCGCGAGCTGTCTTAG
- a CDS encoding DUF397 domain-containing protein has product MWRKPSRSGGAQNCVEVARSAERAAVRDTKSREAGTLVFRPAAFQAFLNTLKQ; this is encoded by the coding sequence ATGTGGCGGAAGCCGTCGCGCAGTGGTGGGGCGCAGAACTGCGTCGAGGTGGCCAGGTCCGCCGAACGGGCGGCGGTGCGGGACACGAAGAGCCGCGAGGCGGGGACGTTGGTGTTCCGGCCGGCGGCGTTCCAGGCGTTCCTCAACACCCTCAAGCAGTGA
- a CDS encoding aspartate aminotransferase family protein has protein sequence MEPRLAEAHLGGLLSQLGLDAEYVRGEADTLWWRRSPGDEVPVVDFVGGYGSLVLGHNHPEVVRCARELLDRQVPVHAQFSDHPYANDLALALNRVLWREFGTDEPYSAIFASTGAEAVEIALKHAEMARGARVAALRDEIEAHLADAPADLAERVREHNEGRYGTPPVFLTLEGSFHGKLAGSVQLTHNAGYRLPFRTLAVQARFVAGGEVAKEVEACRVTLLDVRDGQLVERDLPVIAAFFVEPIQGEGGIHVLDAEVAADIRAAADAGGFPVVVDEIQTGIGRTGAFFASSHVGLRGDYVLLAKALGGGIAKAAVTLLRQSAYVPEFELVHSSTFAKDAFSCHIGSRVVDLVERLDACGRAAERGAALESALRAVQADFPTVVADVRGRGLMLGLEFHDQSGAAGPVGELAGQGLLGYVLAGYLLNAHHVRVFPTASASHTLRFEPSVFITDEQIDRLATGLRAVCAALRDNPSALLPG, from the coding sequence ATGGAGCCGCGACTGGCCGAGGCGCACCTGGGCGGCCTGTTGTCCCAGCTCGGGCTGGACGCCGAGTACGTGCGCGGCGAAGCGGACACGCTGTGGTGGCGCCGGTCGCCCGGCGACGAGGTGCCGGTGGTGGACTTCGTCGGCGGTTACGGCTCGCTGGTGCTGGGCCACAACCACCCGGAGGTCGTGCGGTGCGCCCGGGAGCTGCTGGACCGGCAGGTCCCGGTGCACGCCCAGTTCTCCGACCACCCCTACGCCAACGACCTCGCCCTGGCGCTCAACCGCGTGCTGTGGCGGGAGTTCGGCACCGACGAGCCGTACTCGGCGATCTTCGCCAGCACCGGCGCGGAAGCCGTCGAGATCGCGTTGAAGCACGCCGAGATGGCCCGCGGCGCGCGGGTCGCGGCGCTGCGGGACGAGATCGAGGCGCACCTGGCGGACGCGCCCGCCGACCTGGCCGAACGGGTCCGCGAGCACAACGAGGGCCGGTACGGCACGCCGCCGGTGTTCCTGACGCTGGAAGGGTCGTTCCACGGCAAGCTCGCGGGCAGCGTGCAGCTCACCCACAACGCGGGCTACCGGCTGCCGTTCCGGACGCTGGCCGTGCAGGCGCGGTTCGTGGCGGGCGGCGAGGTCGCCAAGGAGGTCGAGGCGTGCCGCGTCACGCTGCTCGACGTCCGCGACGGGCAACTGGTCGAACGCGACCTGCCGGTGATCGCCGCGTTCTTCGTGGAGCCGATCCAGGGCGAGGGCGGCATCCACGTGCTGGACGCCGAGGTGGCGGCCGACATCCGGGCCGCGGCCGACGCGGGCGGCTTCCCGGTCGTGGTGGACGAGATCCAGACCGGGATCGGGCGTACCGGCGCGTTCTTCGCGTCCTCGCACGTCGGGCTGCGCGGCGACTACGTGCTGCTGGCCAAGGCGCTCGGCGGCGGCATCGCGAAGGCGGCCGTGACGTTGCTGCGGCAGTCGGCGTACGTGCCGGAGTTCGAGCTGGTGCACAGCTCGACGTTCGCCAAGGACGCGTTCTCCTGCCACATCGGCTCGCGGGTGGTCGACCTGGTCGAGCGGCTCGACGCCTGCGGACGTGCGGCGGAACGCGGCGCGGCGCTGGAGTCGGCGTTGCGCGCGGTCCAGGCCGACTTCCCGACCGTCGTCGCCGACGTCCGCGGTCGCGGCCTGATGCTGGGCCTGGAGTTCCACGACCAGTCCGGTGCCGCGGGCCCGGTGGGCGAGCTGGCCGGTCAGGGCCTGCTCGGTTACGTGCTGGCGGGTTACCTGCTCAACGCCCACCACGTCCGCGTCTTCCCCACCGCCAGCGCCAGCCACACCCTGCGCTTCGAACCGTCGGTCTTCATCACCGACGAGCAGATCGACCGATTGGCCACCGGCCTGCGTGCCGTGTGCGCCGCCCTGCGCGACAACCCGTCCGCCCTGCTACCCGGCTGA
- a CDS encoding YybH family protein, whose translation MTTNFALPEDATKMTALYVRAMNAGDVDAVLSLYTEDAVSVWDPEKPISGAEHEQAVKEFMAKRPVMRAELKESYVTGDTALLVVDWSFDIEGEEPLSGTGLDVLRKGPDGKWRYAIDNPFGDN comes from the coding sequence ATGACCACGAACTTCGCGTTGCCCGAGGACGCCACCAAAATGACCGCGCTGTACGTCCGGGCGATGAACGCGGGCGACGTCGACGCCGTCCTGTCGCTCTACACCGAGGACGCGGTGTCGGTGTGGGACCCGGAGAAGCCCATCAGCGGCGCCGAGCACGAGCAGGCCGTGAAGGAGTTCATGGCCAAGCGGCCGGTGATGCGCGCCGAGCTCAAGGAGTCGTACGTGACCGGCGACACCGCGCTGCTGGTGGTCGACTGGTCGTTCGACATCGAGGGCGAGGAGCCGCTGTCCGGCACGGGCCTGGACGTGCTGCGCAAGGGCCCGGACGGCAAGTGGCGCTACGCCATCGACAACCCGTTCGGCGACAACTGA